CCTAAAGTAGACATCTGGGATATGGTACGTATGATCGCTACTGCACGTATCGCTATGCCTGCGTCTATGGTGCGCCTTAGTGCCGGCCGTATCGAAATGACAGAGGTGGAACAGGGCTGGTGCTTCATGGCGGGGGCCAACTCCATCTTCACCGGTGAAAGGGAAACACTGTTGGTGACCCCTAACCCTGGCGTATCTGACGATTTACAGATGCTGCAAAACCTGGGCTTAAAACCAATGGTAAAGGAAACAGCAACAGCCGGAACTGCCTGCTAACATTCGAGCTCTCCCCATAAAAGTAACAAGGGATGCTACCGGAAGGGAGCATCCCTTCGTTTGTATTAACAGATATTCTTAGAAAGCAAAGTGTACAAATGGTTAGTGAATTTTGAACCATATTTCTGATGGAATATTTTTTAAATTTGATGAATGTTGAAGAACATAAGCATGCGAATTGCCATATCAGCACTTGAGAAGCATTTTACTGAATAAGCCTGAAGCAACTAATGGTATATAAAAAAGTAAAACCTCACAAAGAATTAGCGCCCTTTATTCATTTTTATTGGGAACTGAACGGAAACGAATCTGAGAAACAATGGGAGCGGGTTTTTCCGGACGGCTGTGCAGGCATTATATTGAACTTAGGGAATAAATGTCTGACAGATAATGGGGGACTTTCAATGGAATCCGGGAAAACTTACGTGGTGGGTGCAATGAATGTTTTCAAGGACAGCTTCATTGATAACGATACACATTTAGTTGGGGTATGTCTGAAACCGGCAACTTTTGCTAATTTCTATAGTTATGCTTCGCAGAATGAGTTGACAAATAACACTGTCGAATTAGAAAGATCCAACTCGTTTAATATTGATAAGGCATGTGAAAATCTATTCCATTATTTTGATGGTTTTTATTCTGAAAGAATAAAAACAAAAACCAATCAATTGCATGCTGTCATTAACGATATACATTGCTCGAAAGGAACAATCAGCGTTTACGACCTGGCGAAAAAAAATTTTATAACCGTAAGACAGCTGGAGCGGAATTTTAAAAAGTTCATCGGACTGTCTCCAAAAGAATATGCGGGTATTATCCGTTTTCAGCATGCTTTGTCTCTGATCAAAGATTCGAAGCAAACCCGCAGTTTGTTCGATATAGCTCTTGAATGTGGCTATTATGATCATTCACATCTTAGTCTTGAAATCAAACGAAATACAGGGCTTTCACCATCGTTACTTTAATTTGTCGCATTTTTACAAAGTACCAGTGGAAGCGTAAATGTAAATTTGCGTAAACATTGAACTTCAAAACAAATGCGAAAAATTTCACTTTTCATTGCTATGAGCTTAGACGGTTATATTGCCAAACCCAATGACGATCTAAGCTTTTTGAAATTAGTAGAAAAAGAAGGAGAGGATTATGGCTATGCGGAATTTACATCCCAAATTGATACCGTAATTATTGGCAGAAGGACCTATGACTATGTAGTTAACGAAATCGGGCCATCTCATTATGATAACGGACAGCGAGATGTTTATGTCATTACAAGAACGGAGAGACCGCCAATAGGCAGAACGATTTTTTATACAGGTGACTTAACCGAACTTGTTGACCGTTTAAAATCAGAAAATGGTAAAAATATCTATTGCGATGGGGGAGCAGAAGTAATCAATGAGCTATTAAAGCACGACTTAATAGACGATTTTGTTATCTCGGTTATTCCGGTTCTGGTAGGTAGCGGGACAAGACTTTTCAAAGACGGAATACCTGAGCAGCCCCTGGAATTTATTACGGCAAAAGCATTTGATACCGGACTGACGCAACTGCATTACAAGCGTAAAAGGTAGAAAACAAACTGCTGAGTAGCTACTTAATACGCGGATAGTACCTGTTCTAAATAGCAGTGGAAACTTCTGTTGACGACAGAAGTTTCCACTGCTATCTTGTCAATTTGCATTGATTTACAGGCAGAAATCCCCTGTAGGTAAGTGCAGTTAGCACCATTACCAACCCGGTATCTATAATTAAAATAATATAACGTAATCTGCTGATTATTAATCCTTTTATTTTTTTAGTGTTTTTTTGAGTCGGTTGCCGGTGGTCCAGGGATATCTTTTTCGTCCTGATCTGGCGCCTGAATTTATATACCGCTTGGCCGTCGCTAGTTCGTCGCTTGTTCGTCGCTTGTAGCTCCGGACTATAAGGCGACCATAAAGGGGGTAAATTGGCCTTCGCAGATTTCCGTTGAGCAAATCCTCCGGAAAAGTTATCTTAGCCGCCAAAATTTACTAGAAATGAAAGGCAGTGATATCAGCTACAAAGTGACGCTAACGCAATCTGAAAAAGAAGTTATCTGGACACCAAAAAAGGGTACCATACTGGAGCTCTGCGAATCAGTGGGCGTAGATCCGGATTTCAGTTGCAGAACGGGTACCTGTACCACCTGTGAGGCAAAGCTTCTTAAAGGAACCACCGAATATGAGACAGAGCCTTATATGGAACCGACGAACGGAAACATCCTCATCTGCTGCTCAATACCCACTTCCGACATTGAAATAGCATTATAAGGAAGCGATGTGATCATATAGCTGCCGGTAAATATGTGTTTACCATATTTACCGGCAGCATAAAGAAGTAGCGGCGACTAACATCATTCTGCGCCATCCATCTGTGCCCGCTTGATCGCGTAATTTCCCACATTCCTCCCTACAACCAATCCCACCTGGCAATCGCTTTTATCATAATGCAGTCCGCCGAGAAACCTCGACCTGGCCGCTTCTTCCGCCATTGCATCATAGGCTGCCGCTCTCTCGGGAATAAGGTGCCCCAGTAGCCTGGACGCCGCCCCGCTGAATGTGGAATGCCCTGATATATAGGAAGGGAAATTCGGTACACCCGTCAGGGACTTAATATTGGGGTTCATCTGACTGGGTCGCGGATTAAAATAGAAATACTTGGTATCCCAGCAAACGATCGCCGCGTCCATTTCTGCCATCGCCAGTAAGGCAATATTACGTGCCCAGCGGACCTCGCTATAGTTTTTGGTAAGGAAGTCTTCCGCAGCAATGGACATCCAGTGTCCGGTCGGCGTGTAGGTGCCCACACCATCCGACCAGAAATGTATGATCCGTATGTTCTCCCGTGTCGGGCGTGAGGTCTGTGTATATACTTCCTCCACTTCTCGTTTCATCTCATCACCGGACGTAGAAGGTGGTGGACCGGGGCGTAAGGCGATGACCGTCAGTGAGTCGAAGAGGAAGGGCTTTACCTTGCCATATAAAGGCAGCATCGGCGGACGTTTAGGTGTTTCCAGGCTTTGCCACGGTGTTTCTCCCTTCGCCATACAATCATCTTCCAGTTGCTTCCATAAGGCAGGCGTACCACCCGCTGCACCAGCCCGGTCGCCTCTTGCTCTGGCAACAAATTTCTGGGCCACTGCCTTGCCTAATGCTTCCCCGGCTTCGATATCACTACGGACATTGGCGCCGGCAATCATACGTGCCAGCTTCTGCTCTTCCGCTTTCTGCTGAATGAAGTCCTGATCTCCCGGGAAGAGCAGCTTCATCATCTCCGCAGCTGCACCCGCCATCACTGCATCCTCAGAAGGATAGGACGGCAGCCCGGACCGGGGTATCAGTACATTCAGTGAACTATCTACCTGATAAGGCGCCGGGCGTTTGTACCGTGCCTTATAATACCAGGCGGCTACCAGTGCGTCGTATTGTGCCGCAGCCACATAGGCATAGGCTCTTGCAGCATAAGGCGGATTCGCGAACGGGAAGAGTGGATAGGCCAGCGGATTGCTGGCGTTAGGTACGGGATAGGTGCCGTCCTCGTTCTGGTAGGGCGGCAGATTATGCTTTGCGACCAGCTCCCGCATGATCTCGTTCCACCGTAAGATGCCGCCCGCACTCCAGTATTTTACAATGCGTTTTTCTTCTGCGCTGAGGTCTGCCTGCCAGGCTTTAATTTCATTGATCTGTGCAATGTAATCCGGTGTTTTGGTACCTCCCGGTGAGTCTACATGAAACTCCGCTGGGGATGTCAGTAATACCGGTTTCCATGTTCCTGCATTCAGGTCCGGATTAACAGGTGTCAGTGCCGGAATATTCTCCGTTCTGCCTTCAATATCTTTGTTACAGGCGATGAGGGCGAAAGTTATTATCGAGATAAGGGTAATCCCGTATAGAATGATTTTATTCATGTCAC
The DNA window shown above is from Chitinophaga agri and carries:
- a CDS encoding helix-turn-helix transcriptional regulator — translated: MVYKKVKPHKELAPFIHFYWELNGNESEKQWERVFPDGCAGIILNLGNKCLTDNGGLSMESGKTYVVGAMNVFKDSFIDNDTHLVGVCLKPATFANFYSYASQNELTNNTVELERSNSFNIDKACENLFHYFDGFYSERIKTKTNQLHAVINDIHCSKGTISVYDLAKKNFITVRQLERNFKKFIGLSPKEYAGIIRFQHALSLIKDSKQTRSLFDIALECGYYDHSHLSLEIKRNTGLSPSLL
- a CDS encoding dihydrofolate reductase family protein produces the protein MRKISLFIAMSLDGYIAKPNDDLSFLKLVEKEGEDYGYAEFTSQIDTVIIGRRTYDYVVNEIGPSHYDNGQRDVYVITRTERPPIGRTIFYTGDLTELVDRLKSENGKNIYCDGGAEVINELLKHDLIDDFVISVIPVLVGSGTRLFKDGIPEQPLEFITAKAFDTGLTQLHYKRKR
- a CDS encoding 2Fe-2S iron-sulfur cluster-binding protein; the protein is MKGSDISYKVTLTQSEKEVIWTPKKGTILELCESVGVDPDFSCRTGTCTTCEAKLLKGTTEYETEPYMEPTNGNILICCSIPTSDIEIAL
- a CDS encoding phosphatase PAP2 family protein, with the protein product MNKIILYGITLISIITFALIACNKDIEGRTENIPALTPVNPDLNAGTWKPVLLTSPAEFHVDSPGGTKTPDYIAQINEIKAWQADLSAEEKRIVKYWSAGGILRWNEIMRELVAKHNLPPYQNEDGTYPVPNASNPLAYPLFPFANPPYAARAYAYVAAAQYDALVAAWYYKARYKRPAPYQVDSSLNVLIPRSGLPSYPSEDAVMAGAAAEMMKLLFPGDQDFIQQKAEEQKLARMIAGANVRSDIEAGEALGKAVAQKFVARARGDRAGAAGGTPALWKQLEDDCMAKGETPWQSLETPKRPPMLPLYGKVKPFLFDSLTVIALRPGPPPSTSGDEMKREVEEVYTQTSRPTRENIRIIHFWSDGVGTYTPTGHWMSIAAEDFLTKNYSEVRWARNIALLAMAEMDAAIVCWDTKYFYFNPRPSQMNPNIKSLTGVPNFPSYISGHSTFSGAASRLLGHLIPERAAAYDAMAEEAARSRFLGGLHYDKSDCQVGLVVGRNVGNYAIKRAQMDGAE